A single window of Candidatus Eremiobacterota bacterium DNA harbors:
- a CDS encoding HdeD family acid-resistance protein: protein MVARLASHWWLFLIRGILALALGIAFPFFPGAAIFTLAILFGAYAFVDGIVAIAAALRMNHAEANWWWLVLEGVLGILVGVLTFFYPGITALWLVYLFGAWAVITGILAIITAFRIRAAVGNEILMILFGAISVIAGVVIFLYPLYGVLALVWTVSIYAILAGIFLIGLALRLRGLGQSVARAV from the coding sequence ATGGTTGCCCGACTCGCCTCACACTGGTGGTTGTTTCTCATCCGCGGGATCCTGGCGCTGGCGCTGGGGATCGCGTTTCCGTTCTTTCCGGGCGCCGCGATCTTCACGCTGGCGATCCTGTTCGGCGCTTACGCCTTCGTCGACGGGATCGTCGCCATCGCGGCGGCGCTTCGCATGAACCACGCCGAAGCGAACTGGTGGTGGCTCGTGCTCGAAGGCGTGCTCGGGATCCTCGTCGGCGTGCTGACGTTCTTCTATCCCGGGATCACCGCGCTGTGGCTGGTCTACCTGTTCGGCGCCTGGGCGGTCATCACCGGGATCCTCGCGATCATCACCGCGTTCCGCATCCGTGCCGCGGTCGGGAACGAGATCCTGATGATCCTCTTCGGTGCGATCTCGGTCATCGCCGGCGTCGTGATCTTCCTCTATCCGCTCTACGGCGTGCTCGCGCTGGTCTGGACGGTCAGCATCTACGCGATCCTAGCGGGAATCTTCCTGATCGGGCTCGCGCTGCGGCTGCGCGGGCTGGGCCAGAGCGTCGCGAGAGCGGTCTAG
- a CDS encoding DUF3810 family protein, producing MRFRRRARLPWRALALDALAVVLAYAASSAPLPRGWIEHGYANGFFAALNRALVPLTNAVPFAAGDLELLVVLVALIWWWLRAVRGAPRGRKRYAVLALLAHTAGIVALGIVVFELLWGLNYRRATVAARVDYSEQRVTAAAVARFSERIVGILNHDVAAAHAERLDREKLRDAYEPVIARLGDDWEVAVTVPKTTILEPYYEAAGIGGQYSPFSFETFLNASFLPFEVPRAQAHEWAHVGGFTDEGDANYIGTLACLRSDDPLIRYSGAYWTYFELPEAQRRRLRLDPRVVADFKASRARFLLHYKPQLFAFQWRFYDRFLRSNGVRGGVASYGFFLKLLVGTRLDAAGLPVVRSGFASEPLLGPGRTESEKGG from the coding sequence GTGAGGTTTCGGCGGCGCGCGCGGCTCCCTTGGCGCGCGCTCGCGCTCGACGCGCTCGCGGTGGTGCTCGCATACGCCGCCTCGTCGGCGCCGCTCCCTCGCGGCTGGATCGAGCACGGGTACGCGAACGGGTTCTTCGCCGCGCTGAACCGCGCGCTCGTCCCGCTGACGAACGCCGTTCCGTTCGCCGCCGGCGATCTCGAATTGCTCGTCGTCCTCGTCGCGCTGATCTGGTGGTGGCTGCGCGCGGTTCGCGGCGCGCCGCGCGGGCGCAAGCGCTACGCGGTGCTCGCGCTGCTGGCGCACACGGCCGGCATCGTCGCGCTCGGAATCGTCGTCTTCGAGCTGCTGTGGGGACTCAACTACCGGCGCGCCACCGTCGCCGCGCGCGTCGACTACAGCGAGCAGCGCGTCACCGCCGCCGCCGTGGCGCGCTTCAGCGAGCGGATCGTCGGCATCTTGAACCACGACGTCGCGGCGGCGCACGCCGAGAGGCTCGATCGCGAGAAGCTGCGCGACGCGTACGAGCCGGTGATCGCGCGGCTCGGCGACGATTGGGAGGTCGCCGTGACGGTGCCGAAGACCACGATCCTGGAGCCGTACTACGAAGCGGCCGGGATCGGCGGCCAGTACTCGCCGTTCTCGTTCGAGACGTTTCTGAACGCCTCGTTCCTGCCGTTCGAGGTGCCGCGCGCGCAGGCGCACGAGTGGGCGCACGTCGGCGGCTTCACCGACGAAGGCGACGCGAACTACATCGGCACGCTGGCGTGCCTGCGCTCGGACGACCCGCTGATCCGCTACTCCGGCGCGTACTGGACCTACTTCGAGCTGCCCGAGGCGCAGCGCCGGCGGCTGCGGCTCGACCCGCGCGTGGTGGCCGACTTCAAGGCCAGCCGCGCCCGGTTCTTGCTGCACTACAAGCCGCAGCTCTTCGCGTTCCAGTGGCGCTTCTACGACCGTTTCCTGCGCTCGAACGGCGTGCGGGGCGGCGTCGCGTCGTACGGCTTCTTCCTGAAGCTCTTGGTCGGCACGCGGCTGGACGCCGCCGGGCTGCCGGTAGTACGATCAGGGTTCGCAAGCGAACCCCTCCTCGGTCCTGGACGGACCGAGTCCGAAAAAGGAGGCTGA
- a CDS encoding response regulator transcription factor has protein sequence MLAMEQVPERVAVIDDEAAIREMLEVGLTQEGFAVRTAVDGADGLALVRDWQPQCIVLDVVMPKIDGIALIPLLRRLTEVPIVMLTARGDVRDRIDGLRAGADDYLAKPFDLEELAARIQTALRRPTLRHVEHLAFADLSVDLETRIVRRGERRIDLSMREFDLLVTLARRPNRVFTREELLDHVWGVDRDLSPNTVETYISYLRAKIDADGAPRLIHTIRGVGYSLREG, from the coding sequence ATGCTGGCGATGGAACAGGTCCCGGAACGGGTCGCCGTGATCGACGATGAGGCCGCGATCCGCGAGATGCTCGAGGTCGGGCTGACCCAGGAAGGCTTCGCCGTGCGGACCGCCGTCGACGGGGCCGACGGGCTGGCGCTCGTACGCGACTGGCAGCCGCAGTGCATCGTGCTCGACGTGGTGATGCCGAAGATCGACGGGATCGCGCTGATCCCGCTGCTGCGCCGGCTCACCGAGGTCCCGATCGTGATGCTGACCGCGCGCGGCGACGTGCGCGACCGGATCGACGGCCTGCGCGCGGGCGCCGACGACTACCTGGCCAAGCCGTTCGACCTCGAAGAGCTCGCGGCGCGAATTCAAACCGCGCTGCGCCGGCCGACGCTGCGCCACGTCGAGCACCTCGCCTTCGCCGACCTGTCGGTCGACTTGGAGACGCGGATCGTGCGCCGCGGCGAGCGCCGCATCGATCTCTCGATGCGCGAGTTCGATCTGCTGGTGACGCTGGCGCGCCGGCCGAACCGCGTCTTCACCCGCGAAGAGCTACTCGACCACGTGTGGGGCGTCGACCGCGACCTCTCCCCGAACACCGTCGAAACGTACATCTCGTACCTGCGCGCCAAGATCGACGCCGACGGCGCGCCGCGTCTGATCCACACGATCCGCGGAGTCGGTTACTCGCTGCGCGAGGGCTGA
- a CDS encoding fatty acid desaturase, with translation MQKATAKRRTPALVNLIGLSVVHLGALCALIPGTFHWSALIVLAVLYYTTGAWGVCLCYHRVLTHRSLKLWKPLEYVTAVFGVLAMQGGPIDWISTHRKHHAHTDKEGDPHDIHKGVLWAHMEWLYKRNEAMLSMDEQLRLAPDLANDRFYRFLEATNIWWTVALGVVLLAVGGWSWLIWGVFVRVVITYHITWLVNSAAHYSGYQSFRTGDKSTNNWWVAILAWGEGWHNNHHAFPFSARHGLRWFEFDATWWTIKVLAWLKLARDIKLPTPQMVQRLSIRTPQIQRKRA, from the coding sequence ATGCAAAAGGCCACCGCCAAGCGGCGAACCCCTGCCTTGGTCAATCTGATCGGGCTCTCCGTGGTACACCTGGGCGCGCTGTGCGCCCTCATCCCAGGCACGTTCCACTGGAGCGCGCTGATCGTCTTGGCGGTGCTCTACTACACGACCGGCGCGTGGGGCGTGTGCTTGTGCTACCACCGCGTGCTCACCCACCGCAGCCTGAAACTCTGGAAGCCGCTCGAGTACGTGACCGCGGTGTTCGGGGTGCTGGCGATGCAAGGCGGTCCGATCGACTGGATATCGACGCACCGCAAGCACCACGCGCACACCGACAAGGAAGGCGATCCGCACGACATCCACAAGGGCGTGCTGTGGGCGCACATGGAGTGGCTCTACAAGCGCAACGAGGCGATGCTGAGCATGGACGAGCAGCTGCGGCTCGCGCCCGACCTCGCGAACGACCGGTTCTACCGTTTTCTCGAAGCGACGAACATCTGGTGGACGGTCGCGCTCGGCGTGGTGTTGCTCGCCGTCGGCGGCTGGTCGTGGCTGATCTGGGGTGTCTTCGTGCGGGTCGTCATCACCTACCACATCACCTGGCTCGTGAACAGCGCGGCGCACTACAGCGGGTATCAGAGCTTCCGCACCGGCGACAAGTCGACGAACAACTGGTGGGTCGCGATCCTGGCCTGGGGCGAAGGCTGGCACAACAACCACCACGCGTTCCCGTTCAGCGCGCGCCACGGCCTGCGCTGGTTCGAGTTCGACGCGACCTGGTGGACGATCAAGGTGCTGGCCTGGCTGAAGCTCGCGCGCGACATCAAGCTCCCGACGCCGCAGATGGTGCAGCGCCTCTCCATCCGCACCCCGCAAATCCAGCGCAAGCGCGCGTAA
- a CDS encoding RidA family protein, with the protein MADERIKNLPFSESVRAGDTVYVAGQIGLERGTTKPPADVREEARLVLNALREVLGRQGLTMDDLVMVTVHAPNVERDYAPFNEVYVTYFDGPYPARAFLGSGPLLFGARFEVTAIAARPKG; encoded by the coding sequence ATGGCTGACGAACGCATCAAGAACCTCCCGTTCAGCGAGTCGGTTCGCGCCGGCGACACCGTGTACGTCGCCGGGCAGATCGGCCTCGAGCGTGGGACGACGAAGCCGCCGGCCGACGTGCGCGAGGAAGCTCGCCTCGTGCTGAACGCGCTGCGCGAGGTGCTCGGCCGCCAGGGGCTGACGATGGACGATCTCGTGATGGTGACCGTCCACGCGCCGAACGTCGAGCGCGACTACGCGCCGTTCAACGAAGTCTACGTGACCTATTTCGACGGGCCGTACCCGGCGCGCGCGTTCCTCGGCTCGGGGCCGCTGCTGTTCGGCGCGCGCTTCGAAGTGACCGCGATCGCCGCGCGGCCGAAGGGCTAA
- a CDS encoding anti-sigma factor produces MNDASTQDPMMESVALYALGVLPREEAALVAAFIANDDDARREYLELRAAADALALSADEPVDSARSARMRERLLARVRSDAEPGATAFQRRAAVVYPAWLWGTGLAAAAAIVFSVITVAQDVNLRGQLAQAQSNNASLRTQLAQNDRVASQNRRTLTDLAAADSKVYPVSVGHVVVRGDRAYFALSKLAALPKGKVYQAWTLPKGAKTVVPSVTFTPNADGVAVVALPVDARGLGAVALSVEPEGGSKAPTTTPTFVRPLS; encoded by the coding sequence ATGAACGACGCCTCGACGCAAGACCCGATGATGGAGTCGGTCGCGCTGTACGCGCTCGGCGTGCTGCCGCGCGAAGAGGCGGCGCTGGTCGCCGCGTTCATCGCGAACGACGACGACGCGCGCCGCGAGTACCTCGAGCTGCGCGCGGCGGCCGACGCGCTCGCGCTCTCCGCCGACGAGCCGGTCGACTCGGCGCGCTCGGCGCGCATGCGAGAGCGGCTGCTGGCGCGCGTTCGTTCCGACGCCGAGCCGGGCGCGACCGCGTTCCAGCGCCGCGCGGCCGTCGTGTACCCCGCATGGCTCTGGGGGACCGGGCTGGCCGCCGCGGCGGCGATCGTGTTCTCCGTGATCACGGTCGCGCAGGACGTGAACCTGCGCGGTCAGCTCGCGCAGGCGCAAAGCAACAACGCGAGCCTGCGCACCCAGCTGGCGCAGAACGACCGCGTCGCGAGCCAGAACCGCCGCACGCTGACCGACCTCGCCGCCGCGGACTCCAAAGTCTATCCGGTCTCGGTCGGCCACGTCGTCGTTCGCGGCGACCGCGCCTATTTCGCGCTCTCGAAGCTCGCCGCGCTGCCGAAGGGCAAGGTCTACCAGGCCTGGACGCTGCCGAAGGGCGCGAAGACCGTGGTCCCCAGCGTCACCTTCACCCCGAACGCCGACGGCGTCGCGGTGGTCGCGCTGCCGGTCGACGCGCGCGGGCTCGGAGCCGTCGCGCTCAGCGTCGAACCGGAAGGCGGAAGCAAGGCGCCGACCACGACGCCGACCTTCGTCCGCCCGCTCTCCTGA
- a CDS encoding NAD-dependent deacylase, translating to MPVTEPDDLRARLGAARSVCVLTGSGISAESGLPTFRGVGGLWRTHRVEELASPQGFARDPLLVWSWYAERRRAHAAVEPSPAHVALAAIEARVPDFTLATQNVDSLHLRAGSRNVLELHGKMREAKCSRCDARRPLDDVLAELGENVAAADRALLGHDCGGMWRPDIVWFGEALPPRVLEAAFAAAARAELMLVVGTSGMVQPAASLATKRCTRAYVVEINPEETALTAHADRSIRARASDVLPELAR from the coding sequence ATGCCGGTGACCGAACCGGACGATCTGCGCGCACGCCTCGGCGCGGCGCGCAGCGTGTGCGTGCTCACCGGCTCCGGCATCTCCGCCGAGAGCGGGCTGCCGACGTTCCGCGGTGTCGGCGGGCTGTGGCGCACGCACCGGGTCGAAGAGCTGGCCTCGCCGCAAGGCTTCGCGCGCGATCCGCTGCTGGTGTGGAGCTGGTACGCCGAGCGGCGCCGCGCGCACGCCGCGGTCGAGCCGTCGCCGGCGCACGTCGCGCTGGCCGCGATCGAAGCGCGCGTTCCCGACTTCACGCTGGCGACGCAGAACGTCGACTCGCTCCACCTGCGCGCCGGCTCGCGCAACGTCTTGGAACTGCACGGCAAGATGCGCGAGGCGAAATGCAGCCGCTGCGACGCCCGCCGCCCGCTCGACGACGTTCTGGCCGAGCTCGGCGAAAACGTCGCGGCCGCGGACCGCGCGCTGCTCGGGCACGACTGCGGCGGGATGTGGCGGCCCGACATCGTGTGGTTCGGCGAAGCGCTTCCGCCGCGCGTGCTCGAAGCGGCGTTCGCCGCGGCGGCGCGCGCCGAGCTGATGCTCGTGGTCGGCACGTCGGGAATGGTGCAGCCGGCCGCGTCGCTCGCGACGAAGCGCTGCACGCGCGCGTACGTCGTCGAGATCAATCCCGAAGAGACGGCGCTCACCGCGCACGCCGACCGCTCGATCCGCGCGCGCGCGTCGGACGTGCTCCCCGAGCTGGCGCGGTGA
- a CDS encoding diguanylate cyclase, giving the protein MIERGGRSWETMRTGRSQLFRTAEDWAAVRRLPLNKAQPWTDDTVSAIFVALQAGGERIGVLSVQSPNEHAYDENDVTLMEAIARYLAIAVRNQRLFARLQRVAEVDPLTGLANHSTVLRNIDERLAANDGCLGVIFLDVTNFGRINDVYGTRVGDRVLDALAERLATLADAETLVGRFRGDDFALVARRDTRAQIAQLVEEAAARTADLAFRGDDDVIPISVNLGWVTAPEEGSVRADLLALAELRLRLSLQQGGAAVGAEIAPLLRFGSFGDVEPLVEAALVRDPYTRLHLLHVNHIAQAWAPRLQLEGEALETFVRAALLHDIGKLLIPDAILLKPAKLEPHEYRTMQRHAEYGCTLLAGYAGFADVARVVGEHHERWDGLGYPNGLAGTAVDPMARAVSVIDAFSAMTLDRPYHRAIAEADALRELERCSDTQFDPAMVRSFCAMRREASA; this is encoded by the coding sequence GTGATCGAGCGCGGCGGCCGCTCGTGGGAGACGATGCGGACCGGCCGCTCGCAGCTCTTCCGCACCGCCGAAGACTGGGCGGCGGTGCGGCGCCTGCCGCTCAACAAGGCGCAGCCGTGGACCGACGACACGGTCTCCGCGATCTTCGTCGCGCTGCAGGCCGGCGGCGAGCGAATCGGCGTGCTCTCGGTGCAGAGCCCGAACGAGCACGCGTACGACGAGAACGACGTCACGCTGATGGAGGCGATCGCGCGCTACTTGGCGATCGCGGTGCGCAACCAGCGCCTCTTCGCGCGGCTGCAGCGCGTCGCCGAGGTCGATCCGCTGACGGGGCTCGCGAACCATTCGACGGTGCTGCGCAACATCGACGAGCGGCTCGCGGCGAACGACGGGTGCCTGGGCGTCATCTTCCTCGACGTCACCAACTTCGGGCGGATCAACGACGTCTACGGCACGCGCGTCGGCGACCGCGTCCTCGACGCGCTGGCGGAACGCCTCGCCACGCTCGCCGACGCCGAGACGCTCGTCGGGCGCTTCCGCGGCGACGACTTCGCGCTGGTCGCGCGGCGCGACACGCGCGCGCAGATCGCGCAGCTCGTCGAAGAGGCCGCCGCGCGCACCGCCGACCTCGCCTTCCGCGGCGACGACGACGTGATCCCGATCTCCGTGAACCTCGGCTGGGTCACCGCACCCGAAGAAGGTTCGGTGCGCGCCGATCTGCTCGCGCTCGCCGAGCTGCGGCTGCGGCTGAGCCTGCAGCAAGGCGGCGCCGCGGTCGGCGCCGAGATCGCGCCGCTGCTGCGCTTCGGCAGCTTCGGCGACGTCGAGCCGCTCGTCGAGGCGGCGCTGGTGCGCGATCCGTACACGCGCCTGCACCTGCTGCACGTGAACCACATCGCGCAGGCTTGGGCGCCGCGCCTGCAGCTCGAAGGCGAAGCGCTCGAGACGTTCGTGCGCGCGGCGCTGTTGCACGACATCGGAAAGCTGCTGATCCCGGACGCGATCCTGCTCAAGCCGGCGAAGCTCGAGCCGCACGAGTACCGCACGATGCAGCGCCACGCCGAGTACGGCTGCACGCTCCTCGCCGGTTATGCCGGGTTCGCCGATGTCGCGCGCGTCGTCGGCGAGCACCACGAGCGCTGGGACGGGCTCGGCTATCCGAACGGCCTCGCCGGAACGGCGGTCGACCCGATGGCGCGCGCGGTCAGCGTAATCGACGCGTTCTCCGCGATGACGCTCGACCGCCCGTACCACCGCGCGATCGCGGAGGCCGATGCGCTGCGCGAGCTCGAGCGCTGCAGCGACACGCAGTTCGACCCCGCAATGGTGCGCTCGTTCTGCGCGATGCGCCGCGAAGCAAGCGCGTAG
- a CDS encoding cation:proton antiporter: protein MNEVAHGVGAFVALLAAAVLIAILAERVRVPAAVALVAIGALFQIPPPFAFGDTLLFVFLPPLIFEAAWNLDLDALRRTAARIALLAVPGTLLTALIVAGGVALARALPFAPALLFGAIVAATDPVAVVAAFRRVRVPADLRTLVEGESLSNDGIALILFAFALPFAAGAPSSIGSDVLFGALEIAGGSLVGVAFGALCAGVLRATRAAEYEAAVTIVLAYGAYIAAYALHCSGIFATAAGAIALRAMVARMPRAITNADEVDHVWAGLAFVANAVVFIATGLVIRPDRIAHEPALVAAALAAVLLARALLALAASRARAEQITIFLAGMRGALPLALALSLPDSLPFRPRIIDATFAVVLFTVVVQGAPLGLVLARLYPRGEPSARSEAAAHG from the coding sequence GTGAACGAGGTCGCGCACGGCGTCGGCGCGTTCGTCGCGCTGCTCGCCGCCGCGGTGCTGATCGCGATCCTTGCCGAGCGCGTGCGCGTTCCGGCGGCGGTCGCGCTGGTCGCGATCGGCGCGCTCTTTCAGATTCCGCCGCCGTTCGCGTTCGGCGACACGCTGCTGTTCGTGTTCCTCCCGCCGCTGATCTTCGAGGCGGCGTGGAATCTCGATCTGGACGCGCTGCGCCGCACCGCGGCGCGCATCGCGCTGCTCGCCGTCCCGGGTACGCTGCTCACCGCGCTGATCGTCGCCGGCGGCGTGGCGCTCGCCCGCGCGCTCCCGTTCGCGCCGGCGCTGCTGTTCGGCGCGATCGTTGCGGCGACCGACCCGGTCGCCGTCGTCGCGGCGTTCCGCCGCGTGCGCGTCCCGGCCGACCTGCGCACGCTGGTCGAAGGCGAGTCGCTCAGCAACGACGGGATCGCGCTGATCCTGTTCGCGTTCGCGCTGCCGTTCGCGGCCGGCGCGCCGAGCTCGATCGGCTCCGACGTGCTCTTCGGCGCGCTCGAGATCGCCGGCGGGTCGCTGGTCGGCGTTGCGTTCGGCGCGCTGTGCGCGGGCGTGCTGCGCGCGACGCGAGCCGCCGAGTACGAGGCGGCCGTGACGATCGTGCTCGCGTACGGCGCGTACATCGCGGCGTACGCGCTGCACTGCTCGGGAATCTTCGCCACCGCGGCCGGCGCGATCGCGCTGCGCGCGATGGTCGCGCGAATGCCGCGCGCGATCACCAACGCAGACGAGGTCGACCACGTGTGGGCCGGCTTGGCGTTCGTCGCGAACGCGGTCGTCTTCATCGCGACCGGCTTGGTCATTCGACCTGACCGCATCGCGCACGAGCCCGCGCTGGTCGCCGCGGCGCTCGCCGCGGTGCTGCTCGCGCGTGCGCTGCTCGCGCTTGCCGCAAGCCGCGCGCGAGCCGAGCAGATCACGATCTTCCTCGCCGGGATGCGCGGCGCGCTCCCGCTCGCGCTCGCGCTTTCGCTTCCGGACTCGCTGCCGTTCCGGCCGCGGATCATCGACGCGACGTTCGCCGTCGTGCTCTTCACCGTCGTCGTGCAGGGCGCGCCGCTCGGGCTCGTCCTGGCGCGGCTCTACCCGCGCGGGGAGCCCAGCGCGAGGAGCGAAGCCGCCGCGCATGGCTGA
- a CDS encoding amidohydrolase encodes MIDVHTHLHPPRLFAAIRRWFAERTTWVLDHNPTEPHAVARVLREHGVEKFAFFSYAHKPGMAHELNDWLNATARELGPGAIPLATVHLDDPDPAGDMRAALRGGCAGLKVHETVQNLPLDDPRFGPVLDAVAEHEGFVLVHAGAIPWSSETNDGPTRIAHVLQRHPTLRVVVAHFGAPDHARYLELMRSEPRLFLDTTMAFALDSPMRVNVARADVERGARQIVYGTDWPNIPHPYDGELNGLRALGLAEPALRAITAENARRLAPAFA; translated from the coding sequence GTGATCGACGTCCACACGCACTTGCATCCGCCGCGGCTGTTCGCCGCGATCCGGCGCTGGTTCGCCGAGCGCACGACATGGGTGCTCGACCACAATCCGACCGAGCCGCACGCGGTCGCGCGCGTGCTGCGCGAGCACGGCGTCGAGAAGTTCGCCTTCTTCTCGTACGCGCACAAGCCGGGGATGGCGCACGAGCTGAACGACTGGCTGAACGCGACCGCGCGCGAGCTCGGCCCGGGCGCGATCCCGCTCGCCACCGTGCATCTCGACGACCCCGATCCGGCCGGCGACATGCGCGCCGCGCTGCGCGGCGGCTGCGCCGGGCTGAAGGTGCACGAGACGGTGCAGAACTTGCCGCTCGACGACCCGCGCTTCGGCCCGGTCCTCGACGCGGTCGCGGAGCACGAGGGATTCGTGCTGGTGCACGCCGGCGCGATCCCGTGGTCGAGCGAGACGAACGACGGTCCCACGCGGATCGCGCACGTGCTGCAGCGGCATCCCACGCTGCGCGTCGTGGTCGCGCACTTCGGCGCGCCGGATCACGCGCGCTACCTCGAGCTGATGCGAAGCGAGCCGCGGCTGTTCCTCGACACGACGATGGCGTTCGCGCTCGACTCGCCGATGCGCGTGAACGTCGCGCGGGCCGACGTCGAGCGCGGCGCGCGCCAGATCGTCTACGGCACCGACTGGCCCAACATCCCGCACCCGTACGACGGCGAGCTGAACGGCCTGCGCGCGCTGGGCCTGGCCGAACCGGCGCTGCGCGCGATCACGGCCGAGAACGCGCGCCGCCTCGCGCCGGCGTTCGCGTAG
- a CDS encoding GNAT family N-acetyltransferase, whose translation MTRATRREAIAYAARRPYDNAFLQWVLEGGHGPGASDELFLSRDYRGRLDGLVYYGAQLVLAADDRRAVDAFAVETRKHRGLRSFVGPKETVDALWAAVQGWHPAPEIVREHQPVYALTPAALRASGPDVDVRRARPDEAELIAEHSGAMILAELGYDPRANRAGFAGTIRRAIASGVWWVWIVDGVLRFQLNVGPRTAATAQLQGVWTPPEQRGKGYARLALGAIARRLFGTEASLSLYVNDFNAPALALYERLGFVRVGTFATYLFP comes from the coding sequence GTGACCCGCGCGACGCGCCGTGAGGCCATCGCCTACGCGGCGCGCCGCCCGTACGACAACGCGTTCCTCCAGTGGGTGCTCGAGGGCGGCCACGGCCCCGGCGCGTCCGACGAGCTCTTCCTCAGCCGTGACTACCGCGGCCGCCTCGACGGGCTGGTCTACTACGGCGCGCAGCTGGTCCTCGCCGCCGACGACCGCCGCGCGGTCGACGCGTTCGCCGTCGAGACGCGCAAGCACCGCGGCCTGCGCAGCTTCGTCGGCCCCAAGGAAACCGTCGACGCGCTGTGGGCGGCCGTGCAAGGCTGGCACCCGGCGCCCGAGATCGTGCGCGAGCACCAGCCGGTCTACGCGCTCACGCCGGCGGCGCTGCGCGCGAGCGGGCCCGACGTGGACGTGCGGCGGGCCCGTCCCGACGAGGCCGAGCTGATCGCCGAGCACAGCGGCGCGATGATCCTGGCCGAGCTGGGCTACGACCCGCGCGCCAACCGCGCCGGGTTCGCCGGCACCATTCGGCGCGCGATCGCGAGCGGCGTGTGGTGGGTGTGGATCGTCGACGGCGTGCTGCGCTTCCAGCTCAACGTCGGCCCGCGCACCGCCGCGACGGCGCAGTTGCAAGGCGTCTGGACCCCGCCCGAGCAACGCGGGAAGGGATATGCCCGCCTGGCGCTCGGCGCGATCGCGCGCCGCCTGTTCGGCACGGAAGCGAGCCTCTCGCTCTACGTGAACGACTTCAACGCGCCCGCGCTCGCCCTCTACGAACGGCTCGGGTTCGTGCGCGTCGGCACGTTCGCGACGTACCTGTTTCCGTGA
- a CDS encoding sigma-70 family RNA polymerase sigma factor translates to MERVRARDVAAFEALYGGYHRLVFGIGLRMLGDPTLAEDLTQNVFMKVWTAPDAFRGGSFVAWVSRVARNRALDTLRAKAVRPEAEIPVDLPLEGALDDDVFARLDAQRVRDALAKLPPEQRALIEMGFFGGVTHQELAKRTDTPLGTVKTRIRSGLRRMREALGERVSR, encoded by the coding sequence ATGGAGAGAGTCCGTGCGCGCGACGTCGCCGCGTTCGAAGCGCTCTATGGCGGCTACCACCGGCTCGTGTTCGGGATCGGGCTGCGGATGCTCGGCGATCCAACCTTGGCCGAAGATTTGACGCAGAACGTGTTCATGAAAGTTTGGACCGCCCCGGACGCGTTTCGCGGCGGCTCGTTCGTCGCGTGGGTTTCGCGCGTCGCCCGGAACCGGGCGCTCGACACGCTGCGCGCCAAAGCGGTTCGCCCGGAGGCGGAGATTCCGGTCGACTTGCCGCTCGAAGGCGCGCTCGACGACGACGTCTTCGCGCGGCTCGACGCACAGCGCGTGCGCGACGCGCTGGCGAAGCTGCCGCCCGAGCAGCGCGCGCTGATCGAGATGGGATTCTTCGGCGGCGTCACGCACCAAGAGCTGGCGAAGCGCACCGACACGCCGCTCGGCACGGTGAAGACGCGCATTCGCAGCGGCTTGCGGCGGATGCGCGAAGCGCTCGGGGAGCGGGTCTCGCGATGA
- a CDS encoding twin-arginine translocation pathway signal protein: MHHDDRFTRRTALGALAGLGAALAGLPAGAAPDCVISPELTAGPFFVDEHLDRSDVTADTGVPGVRNAVPLRLALRVYAINAGRCAPLAGAHVDLWNADALGTYSDVDGARGQRFLRGYQVTGRDGAVAFTTVHPGWYPSRTPHVHVLVRTYARGNDVTHSFATQLFFDDAINDTVLASAAYRPHGARDTRNANDAFYTPKTLVPLKREGRGYAGTFTLGVRFG; encoded by the coding sequence GTGCACCACGACGACCGCTTCACCCGCCGGACCGCGCTCGGCGCCCTCGCCGGCCTCGGCGCCGCGCTCGCCGGCCTCCCCGCGGGGGCCGCGCCGGACTGCGTGATCAGCCCGGAGCTGACCGCCGGGCCCTTCTTCGTCGACGAGCACCTGGACCGGTCCGACGTCACCGCGGACACCGGCGTTCCGGGCGTGCGGAACGCGGTGCCGCTGCGGCTGGCGCTGCGCGTGTACGCAATCAATGCCGGCCGCTGTGCGCCGCTCGCCGGCGCGCACGTCGACCTGTGGAACGCCGACGCGCTCGGTACGTACTCCGACGTCGACGGCGCGCGCGGGCAGCGTTTCCTGCGCGGCTATCAAGTCACCGGCCGCGACGGCGCGGTCGCGTTCACGACGGTGCATCCCGGCTGGTACCCCTCGCGCACGCCGCACGTTCACGTTCTTGTGCGCACGTATGCGCGCGGGAACGACGTGACGCACTCGTTCGCGACGCAGCTGTTCTTCGACGACGCGATCAACGACACGGTGCTCGCGAGCGCCGCGTACCGCCCGCACGGCGCGCGCGACACGCGCAACGCGAACGACGCGTTCTACACGCCGAAGACGCTCGTGCCGCTGAAGCGCGAAGGCCGCGGCTACGCCGGAACGTTCACGCTCGGCGTGCGCTTCGGTTAG